One genomic window of Punica granatum isolate Tunisia-2019 chromosome 1, ASM765513v2, whole genome shotgun sequence includes the following:
- the LOC116199298 gene encoding peroxidase 24-like isoform X1 — MMKSFRLSLVFLVSVVVLFELIAVSHGGELRKNFYKKTCPLAEEIVKDITWKRVATNSSLPAKFLRMHFHDCFIRGCDGSVLLDSTANNTAEKEALPNQSLGGFDVIDEIKRKLEATCPGVVSCADILALAARDSVSFQFNKSMWEVLTGRRDGRISRRQEAVDNIPSATFNFTTLKQSWANKSLTAHDLVVLSGGHTIGVGHCKFFSNRLYNFTGKGDADPSLNAEYAAFLRTQCRGLSDNTTVLPQDPGSVLNFDSHYYTILKLNQGMFQSDAALMTDTQSRRLVDELVDQGTFFTKFAQSMKRMGAIEVLTGTAGEIRKKCNVVN, encoded by the exons atgatgaagagTTTTAGATTAAGTTTGGTGTTTCTAGTTAGTGTTGTAGTGTTATTTGAGCTCATTGCTGTCTCCCATGGAGGAGAGTTGAGGAAGAACTTCTACAAGAAGACCTGCCCACTTGCCGAGGAGATCGTGAAGGACATCACTTGGAAGCGTGTCGCTACCAACTCGTCCCTGCCCGCTAAGTTCCTGAGGATGCATTTCCACGATTGCTTCATTCGG GGTTGTGATGGTTCGGTTCTTCTAGACTCTACAGCAAACAATACAGCTGAAAAGGAGGCACTCCCGAACCAGTCTCTGGGCGGTTTTGACGTAATCGATGAGATCAAGAGAAAGCTCGAAGCCACTTGCCCCGGGGTCGTGTCCTGTGCCGACATCCTTGCTTTAGCCGCTAGAGACTCGGTTTCTTTCCAG TTCAATAAGTCAATGTGGGAGGTGTTGACTGGGAGAAGAGACGGGCGGATATCACGGCGGCAGGAGGCTGTCGACAATATCCCATCCGCAACCTTCAACTTCACCACTCTCAAGCAATCCTGGGCCAATAAAAGTCTCACTGCACACGACCTCGTCGTTTTATCTG GTGGTCACACCATCGGTGTCGGACACTGCAAGTTCTTCAGCAATAGACTATACAACTTCACCGGGAAGGGTGACGCCGACCCTTCCCTGAATGCGGAGTATGCTGCCTTTCTGAGGACCCAGTGTCGGGGCCTCTCGGATAACACCACCGTCCTGCCCCAGGACCCGGGGAGCGTCCTAAACTTCGACTCCCACTACTACACTATCCTTAAGCTGAACCAAGGCATGTTCCAATCTGACGCTGCCCTCATGACCGACACCCAGTCAAGGAGGCTAGTGGACGAGCTGGTCGACCAGGGCACGTTCTTCACCAAGTTCGCCCAGTCGATGAAGCGCATGGGAGCGATTGAGGTCCTCACGGGCACAGCCGGCGAAATCAGGAAGAAGTGTAATGTTGTTAATTAA
- the LOC116199298 gene encoding peroxidase 24-like isoform X2, which yields MMKSFRLSLVFLVSVVVLFELIAVSHGGELRKNFYKKTCPLAEEIVKDITWKRVATNSSLPAKFLRMHFHDCFIRGCDGSVLLDSTANNTAEKEALPNQSLGGFDVIDEIKRKLEATCPGVVSCADILALAARDSVSFQFNKSMWEVLTGRRDGRISRRQEAVDNIPSATFNFTTLKQSWANKSGHTIGVGHCKFFSNRLYNFTGKGDADPSLNAEYAAFLRTQCRGLSDNTTVLPQDPGSVLNFDSHYYTILKLNQGMFQSDAALMTDTQSRRLVDELVDQGTFFTKFAQSMKRMGAIEVLTGTAGEIRKKCNVVN from the exons atgatgaagagTTTTAGATTAAGTTTGGTGTTTCTAGTTAGTGTTGTAGTGTTATTTGAGCTCATTGCTGTCTCCCATGGAGGAGAGTTGAGGAAGAACTTCTACAAGAAGACCTGCCCACTTGCCGAGGAGATCGTGAAGGACATCACTTGGAAGCGTGTCGCTACCAACTCGTCCCTGCCCGCTAAGTTCCTGAGGATGCATTTCCACGATTGCTTCATTCGG GGTTGTGATGGTTCGGTTCTTCTAGACTCTACAGCAAACAATACAGCTGAAAAGGAGGCACTCCCGAACCAGTCTCTGGGCGGTTTTGACGTAATCGATGAGATCAAGAGAAAGCTCGAAGCCACTTGCCCCGGGGTCGTGTCCTGTGCCGACATCCTTGCTTTAGCCGCTAGAGACTCGGTTTCTTTCCAG TTCAATAAGTCAATGTGGGAGGTGTTGACTGGGAGAAGAGACGGGCGGATATCACGGCGGCAGGAGGCTGTCGACAATATCCCATCCGCAACCTTCAACTTCACCACTCTCAAGCAATCCTGGGCCAATAAAA GTGGTCACACCATCGGTGTCGGACACTGCAAGTTCTTCAGCAATAGACTATACAACTTCACCGGGAAGGGTGACGCCGACCCTTCCCTGAATGCGGAGTATGCTGCCTTTCTGAGGACCCAGTGTCGGGGCCTCTCGGATAACACCACCGTCCTGCCCCAGGACCCGGGGAGCGTCCTAAACTTCGACTCCCACTACTACACTATCCTTAAGCTGAACCAAGGCATGTTCCAATCTGACGCTGCCCTCATGACCGACACCCAGTCAAGGAGGCTAGTGGACGAGCTGGTCGACCAGGGCACGTTCTTCACCAAGTTCGCCCAGTCGATGAAGCGCATGGGAGCGATTGAGGTCCTCACGGGCACAGCCGGCGAAATCAGGAAGAAGTGTAATGTTGTTAATTAA